One genomic window of Ruminococcus gauvreauii includes the following:
- a CDS encoding zinc-dependent alcohol dehydrogenase, with product MKRTIAYLVEPKRFELFNEELRPIADDEMLIQTISSGLCHSDVNVYMGKANIVYNKYGNMCMGDMEYPVAFGHEPIGIVVETGKDIKKFKKGDYVSGPTLLQGAFATYIIVKEIQMAGIPEGTRNIEKCLVEPMQCCVNIVRAANPQFYDTCAVIGCGIMGLMTIGGLKNSGAKEIIAIDFDDGRLEHAKKLGATLLINPDRQDLDEIIYETTGNRGVDVVIEITGSLGGLKTASQIVRNAEFFGALSGGKILIPSMYGKTEMWDAETGYNLMIKSAQLHSVHPWYSSDLERDREIAVQAYIDKVMPIDEYVTHEFKLEDINEAFEVMTGKDPAYIKGAIRF from the coding sequence TTGAAGAGAACAATTGCTTACTTAGTTGAACCAAAAAGATTTGAACTGTTTAATGAAGAGCTGCGGCCGATAGCAGATGATGAGATGCTGATTCAGACGATCTCTTCCGGACTGTGTCATTCGGATGTGAACGTGTATATGGGAAAAGCCAATATCGTATACAATAAATACGGCAATATGTGTATGGGAGATATGGAATATCCGGTTGCATTTGGTCACGAACCGATAGGTATTGTCGTTGAGACGGGAAAGGATATTAAAAAGTTTAAAAAGGGTGATTATGTCTCAGGTCCGACGCTTCTGCAGGGGGCATTTGCAACCTACATTATCGTGAAAGAAATACAGATGGCAGGGATTCCGGAAGGAACCAGGAACATCGAGAAATGCCTGGTTGAGCCGATGCAGTGCTGTGTGAATATCGTCCGTGCGGCGAACCCACAGTTTTATGATACCTGCGCCGTCATCGGATGCGGAATTATGGGACTGATGACGATCGGCGGCCTGAAAAACAGCGGGGCAAAGGAAATCATTGCAATCGATTTTGATGATGGCAGACTGGAGCATGCAAAAAAACTCGGAGCGACATTGCTGATCAATCCGGACAGGCAGGATCTGGATGAAATCATTTATGAAACCACAGGAAATCGCGGTGTGGATGTTGTGATTGAAATTACCGGAAGTCTCGGGGGACTGAAGACTGCATCCCAAATTGTTCGAAACGCAGAATTCTTCGGAGCGCTGTCAGGCGGAAAAATTTTAATACCTTCCATGTATGGAAAGACAGAGATGTGGGATGCAGAGACGGGTTATAACCTGATGATCAAATCCGCACAGCTGCATTCTGTTCATCCCTGGTATTCTTCAGATCTGGAAAGAGATCGGGAGATAGCGGTTCAGGCGTATATTGATAAAGTGATGCCGATCGATGAATATGTAACGCACGAGTTTAAACTGGAGGATATCAACGAGGCATTTGAGGTTATGACTGGAAAAGACCCCGCTTATATCAAAGGTGCCATTCGATTCTAA
- a CDS encoding sugar ABC transporter ATP-binding protein, translating into MEKKKIALELKHISKSFPGVKALDDVSFAVEEGSVHILVGENGAGKSTLIKIINGMYTADQGELCVFGEKITTHNPRYMKEIGIATIHQELNPVPDLTIAENIFLGRVPTRGPKIVDKKRMVKDAQKLIDDLGFHYDARRIMRSLTVSDMQIIEIIKAISVNAKVIIMDEPTSSITESEVAVLHEQIHKLRKMGISIIYISHKLEEIRQVGDRVTVIRDGRVISSHGVDELTTEEIITKMVGRRMDHVYPIKESGIGKALFEVKNFTQPKIFHNVTFTLHKGEILGMAGLVGAGRTEVVRAIFGLDPHETGELYINGRQIEIRKVSDAIKEGIIMLSEDRKLEGLVLIRSIAENIGLPNLKRYRGFLLNKKLERQDAEEMKKKLAIKTPTIHTEAQSLSGGNQQKVVIAKWLLQDPLVFIMDEPTRGIDVGAKYEIYKIMCDLAAQGAGVIMISSELPEIIGVCDRTLVMAEGRITGEVARKDFSQERIMSFALGGAAVNGKD; encoded by the coding sequence GTGGAGAAGAAAAAAATAGCGTTGGAGCTAAAGCATATTTCCAAGTCATTCCCGGGTGTAAAGGCGCTTGACGATGTCAGCTTTGCCGTGGAGGAGGGCAGTGTTCACATTCTGGTAGGGGAGAATGGTGCGGGAAAATCTACGCTTATCAAGATCATTAATGGCATGTATACTGCGGACCAGGGAGAGCTCTGTGTATTTGGTGAAAAAATCACAACACATAATCCCAGATATATGAAGGAAATCGGTATTGCGACGATACATCAGGAATTGAATCCTGTTCCTGACCTGACGATTGCAGAGAATATTTTTCTCGGCCGTGTGCCGACTCGAGGACCTAAAATTGTCGATAAAAAGCGTATGGTAAAAGACGCACAAAAGCTGATTGATGATCTGGGATTCCACTATGACGCCAGACGGATCATGAGGTCGCTCACGGTTTCCGACATGCAGATCATTGAGATCATTAAGGCGATTTCCGTGAACGCCAAAGTGATTATCATGGATGAGCCGACATCCTCCATTACGGAGTCGGAGGTAGCAGTTCTGCATGAGCAGATACATAAGCTGAGAAAAATGGGAATCAGCATTATCTATATCTCACACAAGCTGGAAGAGATCAGACAGGTGGGCGACAGAGTTACAGTCATACGTGACGGCAGGGTGATATCCTCACACGGTGTTGATGAGCTGACGACAGAAGAGATTATCACGAAAATGGTTGGACGCAGGATGGATCATGTTTATCCCATCAAAGAATCCGGTATAGGGAAAGCACTCTTCGAAGTTAAAAATTTTACACAGCCGAAAATTTTTCATAATGTGACGTTTACCCTTCACAAAGGCGAGATCCTCGGGATGGCGGGACTTGTAGGAGCGGGACGTACAGAGGTAGTGAGAGCGATATTCGGACTCGATCCGCATGAGACCGGAGAACTCTATATCAACGGGAGACAAATCGAGATCAGAAAAGTATCCGATGCTATAAAAGAAGGGATCATTATGCTGTCTGAAGACAGGAAGCTGGAAGGGCTGGTATTGATCCGCTCCATTGCTGAGAACATCGGACTGCCCAACCTTAAGAGGTACAGAGGATTTCTGCTCAACAAGAAGCTGGAGAGGCAGGATGCCGAGGAGATGAAGAAAAAACTGGCGATCAAGACACCTACGATCCACACGGAGGCGCAGAGTCTCTCCGGGGGAAACCAGCAGAAGGTAGTCATCGCAAAATGGCTTCTTCAGGATCCGCTGGTATTTATCATGGATGAACCGACCAGGGGAATTGACGTCGGCGCCAAATATGAAATTTATAAGATTATGTGTGATCTGGCCGCACAGGGTGCCGGAGTTATCATGATCTCATCGGAACTTCCCGAGATTATCGGCGTCTGTGACCGGACGCTTGTCATGGCGGAAGGCAGGATAACCGGAGAGGTTGCACGAAAAGATTTCTCACAGGAGAGAATTATGAGTTTTGCGTTAGGAGGGGCGGCTGTCAATGGAAAAGATTAG
- a CDS encoding ABC transporter permease gives MEKIREKKQFSIGEFYNRFGIFLVFLLMFIVFSIWNRSFLSGMNVRNILRQIVVITIMACGEQLMIICGMIDLSASRVLACAGTLAAYVVLVTGNLFLAIGVGVLVGLLFGAFNGFVITFFDIPPFIGTLASMMVAEGAIMAFTGGQNYSNLGAAFQFIGQGYVGPIPFPVFIMAFILLITYYILSWTPIGRAMYAVGGNTAAARASGINVRFTKFFAAAFAGVMSGIAGIVLMSRMNSGQPAAAESYEMDAITAVIIGGTSMSGGTGTIVNTIVGSLIIGIIKNFMNLQNINASYQKIVLGLLVMIAVIIDIQVRKSRSKG, from the coding sequence ATGGAAAAGATTAGAGAAAAAAAGCAATTCAGTATTGGTGAGTTTTATAACAGATTTGGTATATTCCTGGTATTTTTGCTCATGTTTATCGTGTTTTCGATATGGAACCGGTCGTTTCTTTCCGGGATGAATGTCAGGAATATTCTGAGGCAGATTGTGGTTATCACGATCATGGCGTGTGGTGAGCAGCTGATGATCATCTGCGGAATGATCGATCTCTCGGCTTCGCGTGTTCTCGCCTGTGCCGGTACACTCGCCGCATACGTGGTTCTTGTAACCGGCAATCTGTTTCTGGCAATTGGTGTAGGAGTCCTGGTAGGTCTGTTATTCGGTGCTTTCAACGGATTTGTTATCACATTTTTTGACATTCCGCCGTTTATCGGCACCCTGGCATCGATGATGGTTGCAGAAGGTGCGATCATGGCGTTTACAGGAGGTCAGAACTACTCGAATCTGGGAGCTGCGTTCCAGTTTATCGGACAGGGATATGTCGGACCGATTCCATTTCCGGTCTTCATCATGGCATTTATACTTTTGATCACATATTACATCCTCTCATGGACGCCTATCGGGCGTGCCATGTATGCCGTCGGCGGCAATACGGCTGCAGCAAGGGCATCCGGCATCAACGTGCGTTTTACAAAGTTTTTTGCTGCTGCGTTTGCCGGAGTGATGTCAGGTATCGCAGGTATCGTGCTGATGTCACGCATGAACTCCGGTCAGCCGGCTGCTGCTGAGAGTTATGAGATGGATGCCATCACGGCTGTTATCATCGGCGGGACCAGCATGTCAGGCGGTACGGGAACTATCGTAAACACGATTGTCGGTTCGCTGATCATCGGCATCATCAAAAACTTTATGAATCTGCAGAACATCAATGCCTCTTATCAGAAAATCGTGCTGGGCCTGCTGGTTATGATTGCAGTTATCATCGATATTCAGGTACGCAAATCCAGATCAAAGGGTTAA
- a CDS encoding sugar ABC transporter substrate-binding protein, protein MKKLLAVLLTMGLVLGMTGCSGGSGGTAGGAAGDDPALSEGMETTESSGKVETDIKVSEDKIQAASEETLGDWEVAYTEKYAPSGEEEYTWGFIDMGFEDTFTTKIRNTFVSYCEKNFPNVKVLEADGELDPNVQLQLAENFIAQGVDCIIIIPQDADGCVGVVDTCMAEGMPLVCLNSVIHSDHLEKEIGYVGSSNYEAGKLQAEWLIENVDDTDPVVMCYQKGSDGYDHSAQRHNGLFETLDAAGYNYDLKAVLISEYMRDIAMTNAEDWITSFSDEVQVIPCCNDESAMGTLQAYQAAGLADKVKILGIDANQDCLKEVKAGNIACTVFQNAMGQAKWGAVSAYDACVNGKKETVSFSIPFETVDAKNVEEYLD, encoded by the coding sequence ATGAAGAAACTTTTAGCAGTGCTTTTGACGATGGGACTGGTGCTGGGCATGACGGGATGTTCTGGCGGATCGGGAGGAACAGCCGGCGGTGCGGCGGGTGATGATCCCGCGTTAAGTGAAGGAATGGAAACAACAGAGAGCTCGGGCAAGGTGGAAACAGATATTAAGGTTTCGGAAGACAAGATCCAGGCAGCGTCAGAAGAAACACTCGGAGACTGGGAGGTTGCTTATACGGAAAAATACGCACCCAGCGGAGAAGAGGAGTACACATGGGGATTCATTGACATGGGTTTTGAAGATACCTTTACGACGAAGATCCGAAATACCTTCGTGAGCTATTGTGAGAAGAATTTTCCGAATGTGAAGGTTCTCGAGGCGGATGGTGAACTGGACCCCAATGTTCAGCTCCAGCTTGCCGAAAACTTTATCGCCCAGGGCGTAGACTGTATCATCATCATACCACAGGATGCAGACGGCTGTGTGGGGGTAGTGGACACCTGTATGGCGGAGGGGATGCCGCTTGTCTGTCTGAACTCCGTCATTCACAGCGACCACCTGGAAAAGGAAATCGGTTATGTCGGATCCTCCAACTATGAGGCGGGCAAGCTTCAGGCTGAATGGCTGATTGAAAACGTGGATGATACAGATCCGGTTGTCATGTGCTATCAGAAAGGCTCTGACGGATATGATCATTCTGCACAGCGCCACAACGGTCTCTTTGAAACTCTTGATGCCGCAGGGTATAACTATGACCTCAAGGCGGTGCTGATCTCTGAATATATGAGGGATATTGCCATGACAAACGCGGAGGACTGGATCACTTCATTTAGTGATGAAGTACAGGTGATCCCGTGCTGTAATGACGAGAGTGCGATGGGTACACTCCAGGCTTATCAGGCGGCAGGTCTTGCCGATAAGGTTAAGATTTTAGGTATCGATGCAAATCAGGACTGTCTGAAAGAGGTGAAAGCGGGTAATATTGCCTGCACAGTATTCCAGAACGCGATGGGGCAGGCAAAGTGGGGGGCTGTCTCTGCATACGATGCATGTGTGAACGGAAAGAAAGAGACCGTCAGCTTCTCGATTCCGTTTGAAACAGTAGATGCAAAAAATGTTGAAGAGTATCTGGATTAA
- a CDS encoding AraC family transcriptional regulator, with product MDIWDENGWMVPCHDGYLEFPRQDSSGIAVTVWNHMVSVKPHRHNFLEFALITKGCCIHVYKGVQVPLIPGDVFLIEPGEEHSYEIQAPIELINCQFFSEELSRECNEMLEGVKQRNDIVYEKREIQNRWNELIRGLSDSEEDWIYQSRQSNLNRQGIIHLNMKERSVIEYLMNSMMEEQENREEGMEQIKMACLQMILVKFRRIQRRQFEQSSHHKDCRKEKIYEILAYMETHIAEELDFNQMADSAYWSVGYFRSVFKDVTGLTPTEYLNRLRILKSLEYMQKENLNVSEAAERVGYYDPAYFSRLFKKIMGYSPRYFKKIQD from the coding sequence ATGGATATATGGGACGAAAACGGCTGGATGGTGCCCTGTCATGACGGCTACCTGGAATTTCCAAGGCAGGACAGCAGCGGAATCGCTGTGACAGTGTGGAATCACATGGTTTCCGTGAAACCGCACCGACATAACTTTCTGGAATTTGCACTGATTACCAAGGGGTGCTGCATCCATGTATACAAGGGGGTTCAGGTGCCCCTGATCCCGGGGGACGTATTTCTGATTGAACCCGGTGAAGAGCACAGTTATGAGATTCAGGCTCCGATTGAACTGATCAACTGTCAGTTTTTTTCGGAGGAACTGAGCCGGGAATGCAATGAGATGCTGGAAGGTGTGAAACAAAGGAATGATATCGTATATGAGAAGAGAGAAATACAGAACAGGTGGAATGAGCTGATCCGGGGATTGTCAGATTCGGAGGAGGACTGGATCTACCAGTCGCGGCAGAGTAATCTGAACCGGCAGGGGATCATTCATTTGAACATGAAGGAGCGAAGCGTGATCGAGTACCTTATGAACAGCATGATGGAGGAGCAGGAAAACCGCGAGGAGGGCATGGAGCAGATCAAGATGGCCTGCCTTCAGATGATACTTGTGAAATTCAGGCGGATTCAAAGGCGCCAGTTTGAGCAGAGCAGCCACCACAAGGACTGCCGAAAAGAAAAGATTTATGAAATACTGGCTTACATGGAGACGCATATTGCGGAAGAGCTGGATTTTAATCAGATGGCAGACAGCGCATACTGGAGTGTCGGATACTTCCGGTCAGTATTCAAGGATGTGACGGGGCTCACGCCGACAGAATACCTGAACAGGCTGAGAATCCTGAAGTCGCTGGAGTATATGCAGAAAGAAAACTTAAATGTGTCGGAGGCAGCGGAGCGAGTCGGGTATTACGATCCCGCATATTTCAGCCGGCTGTTTAAAAAGATCATGGGATATTCACCCAGATATTTTAAAAAGATACAGGATTGA
- a CDS encoding ribbon-helix-helix domain-containing protein — MSVDTEISVSGGELFREQYMYKHPPVAQINTALKFSDEDKAVLRRLAEKVAAIAETDSMKIKRKLWTENHDLKSTYPVIFVDPENGWNEIMTDDVFECKDPLARTWENTLRKDIYSAEMIRDDRVITKDFNVPWYYTDNGFGITPKIEYTGQKGGSYHVLPAIEDYEEDFPKMHFPQITVDWDKSNQVMDLAKDTFGDILNCRFSMKWHWADDFLNEFVAFRGMEDFMCDFVTDPEWIERLMTFMTDGIMERFDYLEEQGLLSLNNDNTYLGTGGQGYTTALPASDFDGKVRTKDMWVTLQAQETVSCNPDMFGEFILPHFKRLAERFGLAHYGCCEPYDVRWKYLKQIPHLRHVSVSPWADYKTVPDYLGKDYIASVKLKPTPLAMPEMNEEHVRKECRRAVEETYGGICEFVMKDNHTIGNNPDNLIRWTQIMREEIERKY, encoded by the coding sequence ATGAGTGTAGATACAGAAATATCCGTAAGCGGAGGGGAATTATTCAGAGAGCAGTATATGTACAAACATCCACCGGTAGCACAGATTAATACGGCACTGAAATTTTCTGATGAAGATAAGGCGGTGCTGCGAAGACTGGCGGAGAAAGTTGCAGCCATCGCTGAGACAGACAGTATGAAAATCAAAAGAAAGTTATGGACAGAGAATCATGACCTGAAGAGCACATATCCGGTTATATTTGTGGATCCGGAAAACGGCTGGAATGAGATTATGACGGACGATGTGTTTGAATGCAAAGATCCGCTGGCAAGAACATGGGAGAATACACTCCGCAAAGATATCTATTCTGCGGAGATGATCAGGGATGACCGGGTGATCACAAAAGATTTCAACGTGCCGTGGTATTATACAGATAATGGATTTGGCATTACGCCCAAAATAGAGTATACTGGACAAAAGGGCGGATCTTACCATGTGCTGCCGGCCATTGAGGATTACGAGGAAGATTTTCCCAAGATGCATTTCCCGCAGATAACAGTGGACTGGGATAAGAGCAATCAGGTTATGGACCTTGCCAAAGATACCTTTGGGGATATCCTGAACTGCCGCTTCTCCATGAAATGGCACTGGGCAGACGACTTTTTAAACGAGTTTGTCGCATTCCGGGGAATGGAAGATTTCATGTGTGATTTTGTAACGGATCCGGAATGGATTGAACGTCTGATGACCTTTATGACGGACGGTATCATGGAACGGTTTGATTATCTGGAAGAACAGGGCCTTCTTTCACTGAATAATGACAATACGTATCTCGGAACCGGCGGTCAGGGATATACGACGGCACTTCCGGCTTCTGACTTTGACGGGAAAGTGCGTACGAAGGATATGTGGGTCACGCTGCAGGCTCAGGAGACGGTGTCCTGCAATCCCGACATGTTCGGTGAGTTTATCCTGCCGCATTTTAAACGCCTGGCTGAGAGGTTTGGGCTGGCTCATTACGGATGCTGCGAGCCGTACGATGTACGCTGGAAATATCTGAAACAGATTCCGCACCTTCGTCACGTTTCGGTATCACCGTGGGCTGATTACAAGACTGTTCCGGATTATCTGGGCAAAGACTATATTGCAAGTGTCAAACTGAAACCGACACCTCTTGCAATGCCTGAGATGAACGAAGAGCATGTGCGTAAAGAATGCCGCAGAGCGGTAGAGGAAACATACGGCGGTATCTGTGAATTCGTTATGAAAGATAACCACACCATTGGCAACAATCCAGATAATCTGATTCGTTGGACTCAGATTATGAGAGAAGAAATTGAAAGAAAATACTAA
- a CDS encoding AraC family transcriptional regulator: MKMRVVDKDNGWGISHNGEFLDFPKQDETGIAVTMWAHKVSVKPHRHHFHEFALITKGSCLHEYRGVKVSLAPGDIFFIEPGEQHGYEVSSNLELINCQFYPEMLGEECNMTLDKAKSSIGRLYQNDGLGKQWDDLVHEMFSKEEDFQNGKLNQVKLNKQGILHLNMQERREIEYWLNKMMQEQEHQQEGIKCVKSACLQMLLVFFQRIHCKKEETKGVVKDTRKDAIYRAIEYMENHLEEKIDIEELAASVYWSSRHFRTVFKEETGMTPVEYLNRIRIIKSLEYLERNQCNIADAAASVGIYDANYYTRLFKKILGYSPKYFKSIR, encoded by the coding sequence ATGAAAATGCGGGTTGTAGACAAAGACAATGGATGGGGAATCAGTCATAATGGCGAATTTCTGGATTTTCCGAAACAGGATGAGACCGGGATAGCTGTGACTATGTGGGCGCATAAGGTTTCGGTAAAGCCGCACCGTCATCACTTTCATGAATTTGCGCTGATAACGAAAGGGTCCTGTCTCCACGAGTACAGAGGAGTCAAAGTATCGCTTGCGCCGGGAGATATCTTTTTTATTGAGCCGGGAGAACAGCACGGGTATGAGGTAAGTTCGAATCTTGAGCTCATCAACTGTCAGTTTTATCCGGAGATGCTGGGCGAGGAATGCAATATGACGCTGGATAAGGCAAAGAGCAGCATAGGGCGTCTGTATCAGAATGATGGGCTTGGCAAACAGTGGGATGATCTTGTCCATGAGATGTTCAGCAAGGAAGAGGATTTTCAAAATGGAAAGCTGAATCAGGTGAAATTAAATAAGCAGGGAATTCTTCATCTCAATATGCAGGAGAGGCGTGAGATCGAATACTGGCTGAACAAAATGATGCAGGAGCAGGAGCATCAGCAGGAAGGGATCAAATGCGTAAAGTCTGCCTGTCTTCAGATGCTTCTGGTGTTTTTCCAGAGGATTCACTGCAAAAAGGAAGAGACGAAAGGGGTAGTGAAGGATACCCGAAAGGACGCGATTTACCGGGCGATTGAGTATATGGAAAATCATCTGGAAGAGAAGATCGATATAGAGGAACTGGCGGCAAGTGTTTACTGGAGCAGCCGCCATTTCCGAACTGTTTTTAAGGAAGAGACGGGCATGACGCCGGTGGAATATCTGAACAGAATCCGTATCATTAAATCACTGGAATACCTGGAACGGAATCAGTGTAATATTGCGGATGCAGCCGCCAGCGTAGGCATCTATGACGCCAATTACTATACCCGCCTGTTTAAGAAAATACTGGGCTATTCTCCCAAATATTTCAAAAGCATCCGGTAA